In one window of Henckelia pumila isolate YLH828 chromosome 1, ASM3356847v2, whole genome shotgun sequence DNA:
- the LOC140885530 gene encoding uncharacterized protein isoform X1 yields MRQAVQQQGVSNSIRDWHFLLLIEIPSHVGKWLYNLKKMRVPKARSLSLCLSIFSSPLTFPEQSLYPLSSPRRPHFRSGVFCSSISHRFPSERKLNRSRGNNQLHSSTIMESKPLQLDGTGCSESEKYPSVWSSPGGQTIVRGKQIFCNRSLNMRNIVAVGFDMDYTLAQYKSETFESLAYDGTVRKLVNDLGYPRELLDWSFDWTYMVRGLVLDKKRGNILKMDRHKYVKVAYHGFRELSKEDKVAAYGNTLIRDSFDEPEYALIDTLFSLAEAYLFAQLVDFKDNNLGKISADYGRIYKDVRAAVDLCHRDGTLKKMVAKDPKRYINEDTSIVPMLKMLRDSGRATFLVTNSLWDYTNIVMNFLCEPKALDGCSTSNFDWLQYFDVVITGSAKPSFFHDENRANLFEVDPESGMLLNTDNGTPMPQVDVSLRLPLKNLDTNFRVFQGGNVGHLHKLLSIESSSQVLYVGDHIYGDILRSKKILGWRTMLVVPELEKEVELLWALRDTRKQLQILRNDRDHIEDKMHHLKWSLRFDEANVVNEESKLAEVEKLQSQQEEVRLSHQQAQRECHQEFHKVWGQLMKTGYQNSRFAHQVERFACLYTSQVTNLSLYSPDKYYRPSEDFMPHELDMIAS; encoded by the exons ATGCGTCAAGCGGTGCAACAGCAAGGAGTATCGAATTCCATTCGTGATTGGCATTTTTTGCTGCTGATTGAAATTCCCTCCCATGTTGGGAAATGGCTATATAATTTAAAGAAGATGCGCGTTCCCAAAGCCCGTTCGCTTTCCCTTTGCCTCTCGATCTTTTCCTCTCCCTTGACGTTTCCCGAGCAGTCTTTGTACCCACTTTCGTCACCGAGACGTCCACATTTTCGTTCCGGAGTTTTCTGTTCTTCGATTTCTCATCGTTTCCCTAGTGAAAGGAAGTTGAATCGAAGCAGAG GCAATAATCAACTTCATAGCAGTACTATAATGGAGAGCAAACCATTGCAGTTGGATGGGACTGGCTGCAGCGAGAGTGAGAAGTACCCATCGGTGTGGTCATCCCCAGGAGGGCAGACTATTGTTAGAGGAAAGCAAATCTTTTGCAATAGATCTTTAAACATGAGGAATATCGTCGCTGTAGGATTTGATATGGATTACACTTTGGCACAGTATAAATCAGAGACTTTTGAGTCGCTTGCCTATGACGGCACAGTCAGAAAGCTAGTCAATGATTTGGGGTATCCTAGAGAG TTGCTGGACTGGTCGTTTGATTGGACTTACATGGTCCGAGGACTAGTTCTGGATAAAAAGAGAGGCAACATATTAAAG ATGGATCGACACAAATATGTAAAGGTGGCTTATCATGGATTCAGAGAGCTATCTAAGGAAGATAAAGTTGCCGCATATGGAAATACGTTGATTCGTGATTCATTCGATGAGCCTGAATATGCTCTCATTGACACCCTTTTTTCTCTTGCGGAAGCTTACTTGTTTGCCCAACTCGTTGACTTCAAGGACAACAATCTGGGAAAAATTTCGGCAGA TTACGGTCGCATCTATAAAGACGTCCGAGCTGCGGTTGATTTGTGCCATCGTGATGGTACATTGAAGAAGATGGTTGCAAAAGATCCTAAAAG ATATATCAACGAGGACACTTCAATAGTTCCCATGCTGAAGATGCTTAGAGACTCTGGCCGTGCTACATTTTTAGTGACTAACAG TCTTTGGGATTATACAAACATTGTAATGAACTTCCTCTGTGAGCCAAAAGCATTGGATGGCTGCTCCACCTCAAATTTTGACTGGCTTCAGTATTTTGACGTCGTTATTACTGGCAG tGCAAAGCCAAGCTTTTTCCATGATGAAAATCGTGCTAATCTGTTTGAGGTTGATCCTGAGTCAGGAATGCTTCTTAATACTGATAATGGAACTCCTATGCCTCAG GTGGATGTTTCTCTGAGGCTTCCATTGAAGAACTTAGACACAAACTTCCGAGTTTTTCAG GGAGGGAATGTGGGACATCTTCACAAATTATTGTCCATAGAATCAAGCTCCCAG GTGCTTTATGTTGGGGACCATATATATGGAGATATTTTGCGCAGTAAAAAAATTTTAG GTTGGAGAACAATGCTTGTTGTTCCAGAGCTTGAGAAAGAAGTCGAACTTCTCTGGGCATTAAGGGATACCCGCAAG CAACTTCAAATATTGAGGAATGATCGTGATCACATTGAAGACAAGATGCACCATCTGAAGTGGTCTCTCAG GTTCGATGAGGCGAATGTTGTAAATGAGGAAAGCAAACTAGCTGAGGTTGAAAAATTGCAG TCTCAGCAGGAAGAAGTTCGGTTGAGTCATCAACAAGCTCAAAGAGAATGTCACCAAGAG TTTCACAAGGTTTGGGGACAACTGATGAAGACTGGCTATCAGAATTCCCGCTTTGCTCATCAG GTGGAACGATTTGCTTGCCTGTATACTAGCCAGGTTACCAATTTGAGCCTATACTCCCCAGACAAATACTACAGGCCAAGCGAAGATTTCATGCCTCACGAACTCGATATGATCGCTTCGTGA
- the LOC140885530 gene encoding uncharacterized protein isoform X2 has protein sequence MESKPLQLDGTGCSESEKYPSVWSSPGGQTIVRGKQIFCNRSLNMRNIVAVGFDMDYTLAQYKSETFESLAYDGTVRKLVNDLGYPRELLDWSFDWTYMVRGLVLDKKRGNILKMDRHKYVKVAYHGFRELSKEDKVAAYGNTLIRDSFDEPEYALIDTLFSLAEAYLFAQLVDFKDNNLGKISADYGRIYKDVRAAVDLCHRDGTLKKMVAKDPKRYINEDTSIVPMLKMLRDSGRATFLVTNSLWDYTNIVMNFLCEPKALDGCSTSNFDWLQYFDVVITGSAKPSFFHDENRANLFEVDPESGMLLNTDNGTPMPQVDVSLRLPLKNLDTNFRVFQGGNVGHLHKLLSIESSSQVLYVGDHIYGDILRSKKILGWRTMLVVPELEKEVELLWALRDTRKQLQILRNDRDHIEDKMHHLKWSLRFDEANVVNEESKLAEVEKLQSQQEEVRLSHQQAQRECHQEFHKVWGQLMKTGYQNSRFAHQVERFACLYTSQVTNLSLYSPDKYYRPSEDFMPHELDMIAS, from the exons ATGGAGAGCAAACCATTGCAGTTGGATGGGACTGGCTGCAGCGAGAGTGAGAAGTACCCATCGGTGTGGTCATCCCCAGGAGGGCAGACTATTGTTAGAGGAAAGCAAATCTTTTGCAATAGATCTTTAAACATGAGGAATATCGTCGCTGTAGGATTTGATATGGATTACACTTTGGCACAGTATAAATCAGAGACTTTTGAGTCGCTTGCCTATGACGGCACAGTCAGAAAGCTAGTCAATGATTTGGGGTATCCTAGAGAG TTGCTGGACTGGTCGTTTGATTGGACTTACATGGTCCGAGGACTAGTTCTGGATAAAAAGAGAGGCAACATATTAAAG ATGGATCGACACAAATATGTAAAGGTGGCTTATCATGGATTCAGAGAGCTATCTAAGGAAGATAAAGTTGCCGCATATGGAAATACGTTGATTCGTGATTCATTCGATGAGCCTGAATATGCTCTCATTGACACCCTTTTTTCTCTTGCGGAAGCTTACTTGTTTGCCCAACTCGTTGACTTCAAGGACAACAATCTGGGAAAAATTTCGGCAGA TTACGGTCGCATCTATAAAGACGTCCGAGCTGCGGTTGATTTGTGCCATCGTGATGGTACATTGAAGAAGATGGTTGCAAAAGATCCTAAAAG ATATATCAACGAGGACACTTCAATAGTTCCCATGCTGAAGATGCTTAGAGACTCTGGCCGTGCTACATTTTTAGTGACTAACAG TCTTTGGGATTATACAAACATTGTAATGAACTTCCTCTGTGAGCCAAAAGCATTGGATGGCTGCTCCACCTCAAATTTTGACTGGCTTCAGTATTTTGACGTCGTTATTACTGGCAG tGCAAAGCCAAGCTTTTTCCATGATGAAAATCGTGCTAATCTGTTTGAGGTTGATCCTGAGTCAGGAATGCTTCTTAATACTGATAATGGAACTCCTATGCCTCAG GTGGATGTTTCTCTGAGGCTTCCATTGAAGAACTTAGACACAAACTTCCGAGTTTTTCAG GGAGGGAATGTGGGACATCTTCACAAATTATTGTCCATAGAATCAAGCTCCCAG GTGCTTTATGTTGGGGACCATATATATGGAGATATTTTGCGCAGTAAAAAAATTTTAG GTTGGAGAACAATGCTTGTTGTTCCAGAGCTTGAGAAAGAAGTCGAACTTCTCTGGGCATTAAGGGATACCCGCAAG CAACTTCAAATATTGAGGAATGATCGTGATCACATTGAAGACAAGATGCACCATCTGAAGTGGTCTCTCAG GTTCGATGAGGCGAATGTTGTAAATGAGGAAAGCAAACTAGCTGAGGTTGAAAAATTGCAG TCTCAGCAGGAAGAAGTTCGGTTGAGTCATCAACAAGCTCAAAGAGAATGTCACCAAGAG TTTCACAAGGTTTGGGGACAACTGATGAAGACTGGCTATCAGAATTCCCGCTTTGCTCATCAG GTGGAACGATTTGCTTGCCTGTATACTAGCCAGGTTACCAATTTGAGCCTATACTCCCCAGACAAATACTACAGGCCAAGCGAAGATTTCATGCCTCACGAACTCGATATGATCGCTTCGTGA